A stretch of Acetobacteroides hydrogenigenes DNA encodes these proteins:
- the lpdA gene encoding dihydrolipoyl dehydrogenase produces the protein MEYDVIIIGAGPAGYVAAIRAAQVGLKTAIIEKKYIGGMCLNWGCIPSKSIIESAKLFNRMKNSAEFGIEGIDPKALTFRWDKVKSRSQKITRKLTAGIGFLLKKNGVDVIMGEAKITGSGSVVVDNRSITAKSIIIATGSYPAPLSDKLSNAPVVHLERIFDLKEIPENIVVYGKGVMSIEMAQFFQLIGKSVTVVSEDSEFFPGIDEYLQSFITRKLKADGIPFVVGDPVEKFEDGYLYVKDKKIACDALVNSSFRNAIIPESQPALSLNEQGFIAVNDSFETSIPGVYAIGDVNGKSFLAHIASAQGLWLVNHLKGIQTEFAIHKYPLNFYTVPEIAQIGLTEQQIKDEGIEYKVSEFPLTANGKALIEGNTEGFIRMLSDKKYGEVLGVQIVADHATDMIAEASAYLQMEGTVYDVAQTIHAHPSVSEIFMEAGFEAVDKAIHK, from the coding sequence ATGGAATACGACGTAATCATCATAGGCGCTGGTCCTGCCGGCTACGTAGCCGCAATCAGAGCCGCACAGGTGGGATTGAAAACCGCCATCATCGAAAAGAAGTACATCGGTGGGATGTGCCTAAACTGGGGTTGCATCCCCTCTAAGTCCATCATCGAAAGCGCGAAGCTGTTCAACAGGATGAAGAACAGCGCGGAGTTCGGCATCGAGGGCATAGACCCAAAAGCGCTTACGTTCCGCTGGGATAAGGTGAAGTCTCGCTCGCAGAAGATCACCCGAAAGTTAACTGCTGGCATCGGCTTCCTGCTCAAAAAGAATGGCGTCGACGTTATTATGGGTGAGGCCAAGATTACTGGTAGCGGCTCCGTGGTGGTTGATAATCGGAGCATCACAGCAAAAAGCATCATTATTGCAACGGGCTCCTACCCTGCCCCGCTTAGCGATAAGCTCAGCAACGCCCCGGTGGTTCATCTCGAAAGGATTTTTGACCTTAAGGAGATTCCCGAAAATATTGTTGTTTACGGTAAGGGCGTCATGTCGATAGAGATGGCGCAGTTCTTCCAGCTAATCGGGAAATCGGTTACCGTTGTTTCGGAGGATAGCGAGTTCTTCCCCGGCATCGACGAGTACCTGCAGTCCTTCATCACCCGAAAGCTTAAGGCCGATGGTATTCCTTTCGTAGTGGGCGATCCCGTCGAAAAGTTCGAGGATGGCTACCTGTACGTAAAGGATAAAAAGATTGCCTGCGATGCGCTTGTCAACAGCAGTTTCCGCAACGCCATCATCCCCGAAAGCCAACCTGCGCTATCGCTCAACGAGCAGGGCTTTATTGCAGTCAACGATAGCTTCGAAACCAGCATCCCGGGCGTTTACGCTATAGGCGATGTTAATGGAAAGAGCTTCTTGGCACACATCGCCTCGGCACAAGGGCTGTGGCTGGTTAACCATCTGAAGGGAATCCAAACGGAATTCGCCATCCACAAGTACCCGCTAAACTTCTATACTGTTCCCGAGATTGCGCAGATAGGGCTAACCGAGCAGCAGATTAAGGACGAAGGCATTGAGTACAAGGTGAGCGAGTTTCCGCTAACTGCCAACGGCAAGGCCCTAATCGAAGGGAACACCGAAGGATTCATCCGTATGCTATCCGACAAGAAGTACGGCGAAGTGCTGGGCGTACAGATTGTAGCCGATCACGCCACCGATATGATTGCAGAGGCATCGGCTTACCTACAGATGGAGGGAACCGTATACGATGTGGCACAAACCATACACGCCCACCCTTCTGTATCGGAAATCTTTATGGAAGCGGGGTTCGAGGCGGTGGATAAGGCTATTCACAAGTAA
- a CDS encoding lipoate--protein ligase family protein — protein sequence MIPIHQYNLPDISILESVGDSYHIWHPQDTYIVLGAGNKPEESLIEEYVLADQIAVHKRPSGGQTVVLTPKTLVVSVLLHQNSTSNPLEAFKKINTTIANALERVGVENLAHKGISDITIEDRKVLGSSIYRSKDKLFYHGVLNVAEPNATFERYLKHPPKEPDYRKGRPHGDFVTSIATNKNDIDIRDIERSLHDAMHRLVSKPSAQ from the coding sequence ATGATCCCCATTCACCAATACAACCTCCCCGACATCTCCATCCTTGAAAGTGTCGGGGACAGCTACCACATCTGGCATCCCCAGGATACCTATATTGTTTTAGGAGCAGGTAACAAGCCGGAGGAATCGCTCATCGAGGAGTACGTGCTGGCCGACCAAATCGCCGTGCATAAGCGCCCATCGGGCGGACAGACGGTTGTGCTCACGCCCAAGACGCTTGTCGTTTCCGTGCTCCTTCATCAGAATTCGACCTCCAATCCCTTGGAGGCATTCAAGAAGATTAACACCACCATTGCCAACGCCCTCGAGCGCGTTGGGGTCGAGAACTTGGCGCATAAGGGCATCTCCGACATCACCATCGAGGATCGAAAGGTCTTGGGCTCATCAATTTATAGGAGTAAGGATAAGCTATTCTACCATGGCGTGCTCAACGTTGCCGAGCCCAACGCCACCTTCGAGCGTTACCTAAAGCACCCGCCCAAAGAGCCCGACTACCGCAAAGGAAGACCTCATGGCGACTTCGTCACATCCATTGCAACCAACAAAAACGATATTGACATTCGCGACATAGAGCGATCGCTTCACGATGCCATGCATAGGCTGGTAAGTAAACCTTCTGCTCAATAA